One Bufo gargarizans isolate SCDJY-AF-19 chromosome 4, ASM1485885v1, whole genome shotgun sequence DNA window includes the following coding sequences:
- the LOC122933819 gene encoding D-beta-hydroxybutyrate dehydrogenase, mitochondrial-like: MALPACSLRTALLVLLSLGLTLVLGLLLPEAIKLLFTCLGFPCDNASHAIVLVYFMFILFVAMPSLPRGTVPTEGKVVLITGCDSGFGLALAKHLHKLGFTVFAGCLLKDTGGEGAQELESFHCNRMKVLQLNVCIEEEVAQAVETVKKNLKEPDKGLWGLVNNAGISTFGEVEFTSLDTYKKIADVNLWGTIRVTKSFLPLVRQGKGRVVCMASLLGRMGSPSRSSYCVSKYGVEAFSDCLRQEMYRWGVKVITIEPGNFVAATGIFTKEGVERRGQEMWEQASETLRNDYGKVHFSHQVASMKSFVSSGVKDMSPVINVITDALRSKYPYTRYNPMDTYLWIKLQIMSHLPAAIADRIYM, translated from the exons ATGGCACTGCCAGCCTGCAGCCTGAGGACAGCTCTGCTGGTGCTGCTCTCTCTGGGGCTCACCCTGGTTCTGGGCCTGCTGCTCCCAGAGGCTATCAAGCTGTTGTTCACGTGTTTGGGGTTCCCCTGTGATAATGCCTCACATGCCATTGTGTTGGTGTATTTTATGTTCATTCTTTTTGTGGCCATGCCATCCTTACCAAGGGGCACTGTACCA ACTGAAGGAAAGGTGGTGCTGATCACAGGCTGTGACTCAGGTTTTGGATTGGCCTTGGCGAAACATTTACATAAGTTGGGGTTTACGGTATTTGCAGGCTGTTTATTAAAG GACACAGGTGGTGAAGGTGCTCAGGAGCTGGAAAGTTTTCATTGTAATCGCATGAAAGTGCTTCAGCTGAATGTATGCATTGAGGAAGAAGTTGCACAAGCTGTTGAGACTGTGAAGAAAAACCTGAAAGAGCCTGATAAAG GTTTGTGGGGTCTGGTGAATAATGCTGGTATCTCTACATTTGGAGAAGTAGAATTCACAAGCTTAGACACCTATAAAAAAATAGCAGACGTCAACTTGTGGGGAACAATAAGAGTCACAAAATCATTCTTACCATTAGTACGTCAAGGTAAAG GGCGAGTCGTATGCATGGCCAGCCTACTTGGAAGAATGGGTAGTCCATCTCGATCCAGCTACTGTGTCTCCAAATATGGAGTAGAAGCCTTTTCAGACTGCCTAAGACAAGAGATGTACAGGTGGGGGGTGAAAGTCATTACCATTGAGCCTGGAAACTTTGTGGCTGCTACTGGCATATTTACCAAAGAGGGAGTGGAAAGACGAGGACAAGAAATGTGGGAACAAGCTTCAGAAACTTTACGTAACGACTATGGAAAAGTTCACTTTTCTCATCAGGTTGCCAGCATGAAATCCTTTGTCAGTTCTGGTGTGAAGGACATGTCTCCTGTTATTAATGTAATAACAGATGCTCTACGTTCTAAATACCCATACACACGATACAATCCAATGGACACCTACCTCTGGATAAAGCTTCAGATTATGTCTCACCTACCGGCTGCCATTGCTGACCGCATTTACATGTAA